The following nucleotide sequence is from Photobacterium gaetbulicola Gung47.
AGCTCGTCATAGTGACTTTTGGTAACTGTACCGAGCGCATCGGTTTGTACAATCAACTCACCAACACCGTTGTATCCATATTGGATGGTACCTGCGGCCGGATCCGTCATTCTTACTTTGTGACCCAGTGCATTGTATGCGAAGGAGGTAGCGTACTTACCATCATGCAACGTTGAAGCTAAAGACCCATCAGCGTAATAATTATGTTCTATATCAGCTTTTCCGGCAGTGATCACCTTGCGAGTATTACCATGAACATTGTAGAACTCCGTTTTTTGAGCTCCCAGCTTATCTATACGGGTGATCTGATGAGGACTGTAATGCAAAGTGGTTACACTGTCTGACTCACCAAGCGGGCCTGGTTCACTTATCTTTGTCAAACGCCCCATTTCATCATAATCATGCTTCACTGAGAAAAAAGAGGATTGACCTTCGAAATACGGTCTCGTCGTCGCAACAATCTCTCCACGGTTGTTGTACTGCTTATCGATAACAATCCATTTACCCTGTAATGATTGTCTCAATTCTCGAAATGGTCGACCAAAGATATCATAAACAATAATATTCGCTGGCTCAGATGCCGGTCGAACGAACTCACACCAACCAAAATTATCAATTGTTGTACCACCAGTGACAGCTCGACAAGCATTCGCATCTGCACTTCGACCAGACACTGTACTTACCCCAATATCCCACGGCATTTGAGTGTTCGTTCTATACCCCAACCAGTCATAGCTGTGTTGTATTGCGCTCCCCAAGTGGAAACCTGGTGCTTGCTCTTGTAACAGCAAGCCAGTATCTTCGTCATACACATAGCTTGATTTATGGACAACATCACTGAGCTTTTTCCCATCAATATCAAAGCGTCGTGTCGTTATTGACTTACTATCCAACAATTGAGGAAAATTACTGTTATAGGAGTACACAACCTCACGGTTTGATTCTAAATGGCTACCTGTTGTTCTTTCTCGGGTGATATTTCCATATGAGTCATACGTGTAATATATTCTGTAGTTATCTTCGGCGTCCCCCCCTTTCTCTGAGGTTAATAGGCCTGAAGCAAAATCATAACCAAATGACACGGTATTGCTGACTTCGTCATCACCTTTAAAGTGCGTAACCGTTGAACTCAGTAGCCTATCAATAAACCATCTATTGATATTAGGTGGACCAAACTTGTTTACGGTTCTTACTGTATAGTTTTTGCCGTCTTCTTTGCCGCCCTTTACAGTAACACGTGAGTTTATCCATCCAACATTCATGAACTTATCGAAGTTCGCGTACTTCGTAATTGATGTAGTTAATTGCTCCTCATTAATGTCATGTGCATTCTCAACGTTTTCGATTAAAGCGGTATACCACCGATTAACTTCCGTATCCGCATCAACCACGACGCCACAAGACTCAACACCGGACACTTTTAGTTCACTACCGGAAGGAGATACACCATTGGCACAAAATGAGTTTGTACGTTTGTTTAATATCTTTCCGTTTAACCGCTCCTCAACCAAGGCTGTTTGCCCATTGAAGGGGTAAATTAAATGTCGTCGCTCTTTTAGTTCACGGCCCGTCAATTCATCTTTCACATTAACCATGGCCATTCCAAGGTACCCGCGGAAATTTCTGCCGATACGCTGTCCACCATATCGGTAAGAACTGTGGCCTGTAACCACGTTCTTACTATCCCTGACCTTAACCGAACTGATCAGGAATGAGCCATGGGGATTATCATATGATGATGTTCTTAGGTGTGTTTTCTGCTGCCTATTTTCATGATAGAAAAACTGAGGTACATAAAGATCATGCCCCTCATCATGCGAAAAGCCGTATTCAAACTCGACCTTTGGTGCGTATTTGCTTGTGACTGCCGTCAAGTACTGCAATTTTGAAGAGAATGAACCGTGGTAAATTTGCGCTGCCTCTCCGTCTCGAAGAATGACCAAAGAAACACGCCCGTTACCAGCGAAATCTACGAAATTAACAAAATCGTCTTTTGATGGTTTATGAACTCCTGAATAAACAAGTGTGGCATTTTTCGATATCTGTCCATTGAAGTTGTAATGCACATACAAACGCCCTGAGTCATCGATGTAGTAAAAATCAGAGAGCCCATTCTGGTTGATATCCGCAAACCCCCTGCGAGTATCACGGTAGGAACCAGACATTGAAAGAAGGGTTTCTCGTGCAGTAAACGTGCCGTCGCCTTTCCCCTGAAAATATCGAACTTCCTTATCATTTACCTCAACGAGATCAACAAATCCATCTCCGTTAATATCAATCAACCATTCAGCATTCGAGTTTACAGAGTGTACTTTTTCCCACTTACCATATGCTTTTTTAGGATCAAGCTTTTCGTTATAAATGTATGCGCCATTTCTAGTTACATTATCCAAAACACCATTATTGGTCAGATCTCCCAATAAGTGTAATTGAGCATTGAAATCAGTACGTACCCTTTCTTGAATCATATCTGGATCATCAAACCACTCCCATCCGAGTCCCTTTCGTTGACGTGAGTGGTATGACTGCTCCATACCATCCCAGTATTCATCATGGTCATAATGTTCGCACTCAAGAATAAGCTCCGGTAAGCTCCGGCCAAGTATATGCTCATAACGAATCTTCCCCCACCAACCCCACGAATTATATTGACACCCCGGAGTCTTCCACCATCCTCGATATGAAGGTGTCCCAGCTTCATTGATTGCTGATAGAATATCGCTAACCTCGATTACTGATAACCCCGCAAATCGGCTATCTTGAAGGAAGATAAGCTGCAAATTATTATCGCCATTGACATCCATTATCTTTATGGATGTGGCGTTTTTCATTACATCATTGGCGTCACTAAAGACTTTTTTATAAGGTTCCCAACTTAAAATGCCATTTTTATAGTAACCTTTCGAGATATAGATGAGACCATTATTGTCGACACCAATAAAGTCCTTAATACCATTCCCTGTAATATCATTAACGAGGTTAAATTTATAACCTTTAGCCGTGAAGTTCTGTTCTTTTGATAGAGTAAAGTTTGATTCGTTAGATTGCCAAGCATATTCAAATACTAATGGAGGTAAGCAATCCTCACCATTACACTGGCTAACTGAGTCAACATACCTCAGCCCTGTGTGGTTATCTGTGGTGTATTGTATACCATAGCGCCAAAGTAGTTTATCGGTAGCTGCACCACGTACATCAACACTACTGAGATAATAGTTATATGATTGTCGGCGCCCATGGTACCAAGACGGTTTAACTGAAGAGTTTATGTTCCAATTAAAAACGACATCGCCCCCCGCATAGCTTACTCGTTCTAAGCGAGCATATTGATCCCCATTTTCATCAAGATCCGAGTAATGGTATGTGATCGCGCTTCTGTCATTGGATGAATAATTAGGAATTGAGCTAGTCAGGAGTAACTTTGATGGTTTTCTGCCAAAATCCGTTGCATAAACGGGGGTTTTATAGGTGTGTTTTATACCATCTCTAGAAACAATTTCGAATTCAGTCGGCCCCCAGTTGTCATCCCGTTTTACCTCAATATAATACGTTGGATCACTTTCAAGCTGAAAAGTCGCTCCTCTA
It contains:
- a CDS encoding hypothetical protein (COG3209), which gives rise to MTFRFGFIALGALLSLPALSSTITHQSGVGVIQSEYRINDGSVNYTIPITVPKGITDFSPQLSLNYNHNLGQGSLGVGWTLGGPSMIERCDKIVYNAQYREYERQRPELTKSDIWCIDGTPLVQTNATRMRPGTRGATFQLESDPTYYIEVKRDDNWGPTEFEIVSRDGIKHTYKTPVYATDFGRKPSKLLLTSSIPNYSSNDRSAITYHYSDLDENGDQYARLERVSYAGGDVVFNWNINSSVKPSWYHGRRQSYNYYLSSVDVRGAATDKLLWRYGIQYTTDNHTGLRYVDSVSQCNGEDCLPPLVFEYAWQSNESNFTLSKEQNFTAKGYKFNLVNDITGNGIKDFIGVDNNGLIYISKGYYKNGILSWEPYKKVFSDANDVMKNATSIKIMDVNGDNNLQLIFLQDSRFAGLSVIEVSDILSAINEAGTPSYRGWWKTPGCQYNSWGWWGKIRYEHILGRSLPELILECEHYDHDEYWDGMEQSYHSRQRKGLGWEWFDDPDMIQERVRTDFNAQLHLLGDLTNNGVLDNVTRNGAYIYNEKLDPKKAYGKWEKVHSVNSNAEWLIDINGDGFVDLVEVNDKEVRYFQGKGDGTFTARETLLSMSGSYRDTRRGFADINQNGLSDFYYIDDSGRLYVHYNFNGQISKNATLVYSGVHKPSKDDFVNFVDFAGNGRVSLVILRDGEAAQIYHGSFSSKLQYLTAVTSKYAPKVEFEYGFSHDEGHDLYVPQFFYHENRQQKTHLRTSSYDNPHGSFLISSVKVRDSKNVVTGHSSYRYGGQRIGRNFRGYLGMAMVNVKDELTGRELKERRHLIYPFNGQTALVEERLNGKILNKRTNSFCANGVSPSGSELKVSGVESCGVVVDADTEVNRWYTALIENVENAHDINEEQLTTSITKYANFDKFMNVGWINSRVTVKGGKEDGKNYTVRTVNKFGPPNINRWFIDRLLSSTVTHFKGDDEVSNTVSFGYDFASGLLTSEKGGDAEDNYRIYYTYDSYGNITRERTTGSHLESNREVVYSYNSNFPQLLDSKSITTRRFDIDGKKLSDVVHKSSYVYDEDTGLLLQEQAPGFHLGSAIQHSYDWLGYRTNTQMPWDIGVSTVSGRSADANACRAVTGGTTIDNFGWCEFVRPASEPANIIVYDIFGRPFRELRQSLQGKWIVIDKQYNNRGEIVATTRPYFEGQSSFFSVKHDYDEMGRLTKISEPGPLGESDSVTTLHYSPHQITRIDKLGAQKTEFYNVHGNTRKVITAGKADIEHNYYADGSLASTLHDGKYATSFAYNALGHKVRMTDPAAGTIQYGYNGVGELIVQTDALGTVTKSHYDELGRIYLQTRQGTKGRLEESRWEYDSTFIGQLAAERQRVAINGIWQPDEESILRYEYNFSSKGAGQLKKVTQELNDSVYGHQRFVTEYKYDETGRVIEEVRPDGFRQQNVYENGHLRAIKGPAGQHNLELSKEEIEQLIADALKHAELYANEAASLYSQAMDAKSWADEIVDASNNTMPVNGVDDVSFSRYKGMAHDIWESDLGFLLIETPELFVPIDGGLLSIVPLIPEFHHIYDPVSGNMEQISHDMYLQLINGVVSDKWGRFEKNESSKAWIGDLNDSGQLEIIIADVDEYGNNPFFKKEWNGSLSDLAREYNLAYQMLMGRYYDYLAAAEDMLSLATQLASMSSHFNRLFETETDRAERWESLADISDNPDAEIYYWLAQEVDASGRVKAEMFGNGVSSDYFYYEGTGQLHNIDTRGPASSGYGLSSQGWSRNLRFGYDRNDNMTVRENLTLGIKEKFAFDAAEQLISVSYRSSIAEVVGKGARFNENFTYDKRGNFKSKDGVAYQYSGRGYGPSKIGDKDVTYDANGAVTQIGNQYFVWGLAGQALKQHTGDNFAQFTYGTSGNRLRKVSGNGERLFYQGSSFEKRYTQGSEGLQVEYHNFINAGGRAIAVSMDIRKAEDESPISKEVHYFHKDSLGSITLVTNAIGEQVSQTLFDAWGKAREIEWDRHNLEQNKLFGSITNRGFTGHEHIPEVDLIHMNARVYSPEYGIFLSPDSVLQNPNNSHNYNRYSYVWNNPLKYHDPTGNFIGLVTSVVFGLMLKAGVHWAVVSTISFTMTYVVSRSFGLSPRDAFKAGLTAGIFSAVGAGFAEGGFLSNMIGENPLVKSLTHGVVGGGLNSLNGDSFSAGFFSAAFGKATSQASSLLDMIGGSGKFNAVGIDFGELAIAAIAGGAGSKMGGGSFTKGVQTASLANLFNSQSEAIKGLIDSGFAYKSASGRNSEAWYKMNFYRTAPIEIIYELHPRLRSWGDDRLARNDVYMEARNEWNISIVAKMFYSSEMVAHSINLAYQYASSAAQKNAFVKSLSVTGYFTKKSAEFMWEAYQQYGSYKELYDEFN